The following are from one region of the Pseudodesulfovibrio piezophilus C1TLV30 genome:
- a CDS encoding TnsA endonuclease N-terminal domain-containing protein: MEWQQDVTDIREQFPLQRELTIEIADQYGITHPSASGVLQYMTSDFLVDTSRSDKMRVALQAKYSDELQKPRMIEKLELERRYWEQKGVHWHLVTEKEISSVALENIKWLYPAQRDEIEDADLKHRADFYSHHFAENKESTLINLAKSLEVAYDLAPGESLREIRQLLSQRVFSFDINIAFRKLAPRDLVAAEAVTLEEMLHVQNQ; this comes from the coding sequence TTGGAATGGCAGCAAGACGTAACCGACATTCGGGAACAATTTCCGCTTCAACGAGAACTCACGATTGAAATCGCCGACCAATACGGCATTACACACCCTTCGGCCTCTGGCGTCCTTCAGTACATGACTTCAGACTTTCTCGTCGACACATCACGGTCAGACAAAATGCGCGTGGCGCTACAGGCTAAGTACTCCGATGAGCTTCAAAAGCCCCGAATGATAGAGAAGCTGGAATTAGAACGCAGGTATTGGGAGCAGAAAGGCGTCCACTGGCATCTGGTGACTGAAAAGGAAATTTCTTCTGTCGCACTTGAAAACATAAAGTGGCTTTACCCAGCTCAACGTGACGAAATCGAGGATGCTGATCTGAAGCATCGAGCGGATTTTTACAGTCACCACTTTGCCGAAAACAAAGAGTCTACATTAATCAATCTCGCTAAATCTCTTGAAGTAGCCTACGACCTTGCTCCCGGAGAATCTTTACGAGAAATCAGACAGCTACTATCTCAAAGAGTCTTTTCATTCGATATCAATATTGCTTTTCGTAAGCTTGCACCCAGGGATTTAGTCGCAGCTGAAGCCGTGACCTTAGAGGAGATGCTTCATGTTCAGAATCAATGA
- a CDS encoding DUF885 family protein — MQTKLVGKYFSYLAKNFPVMCTSGVFQLMPPVSDAAKYLDSYDDLSSKGIAKHVDKLRRFQKEFTEATARAGTVQERSVGEALCLSVSCVLAELDIIRTWEKSPALYLQVAFIGLEQATILPSKTERLREKRLTKRLKAVPSFLALAQANIESVSTSERALAQTMVRDCARSLSALGESDLGKVGKRPRMLADCMVALRDFDRFLATQQEIPDQEGPSFAIMAAEVLGTGKTPHQIYELAKEEFSKRLEILQKIQSDTGVDWQTALAEYDGPAENGMEAQDIVVREIHRLRAFVFETALPSVFTDSSLRIEPQPLHQASTLRPIHYAPALGAWAEEPSRCYVSPLIFTGRGFRDNPTRLKRIKREFVFMVARQSYPGRHLLDSQRRTMGDSPLAQITNPLFTHGWLAFAENMLEELGYLQTQQDRLAYHRRALSRAASAMIDAGLAVGKLDQEACMAILKDTGYSTKEALERLKSIRLSPASRVISTLGLYEMTSLYKDSGLPLDEFCKKLFANGQIPFVSARRIMLG; from the coding sequence ATGCAGACCAAATTAGTGGGGAAATACTTTTCCTACCTTGCCAAAAATTTCCCCGTGATGTGTACATCCGGGGTCTTCCAGCTCATGCCCCCTGTCTCGGATGCGGCAAAATATCTGGATAGCTACGATGACCTCTCAAGCAAGGGGATCGCAAAGCATGTCGATAAACTGAGGCGCTTTCAAAAAGAATTCACTGAAGCTACAGCAAGAGCGGGCACCGTTCAGGAACGATCTGTGGGCGAAGCCCTCTGTCTCAGCGTCTCGTGTGTCCTCGCAGAATTAGATATCATTCGAACATGGGAGAAATCCCCGGCCTTGTATCTCCAGGTTGCTTTCATAGGCCTTGAACAAGCCACAATCCTGCCAAGCAAAACAGAGCGTCTTCGCGAGAAGCGACTGACCAAACGCCTCAAGGCTGTCCCATCTTTCCTTGCACTGGCTCAAGCGAATATCGAATCAGTTTCCACGAGTGAGCGTGCACTTGCCCAGACCATGGTCCGGGACTGCGCCCGCTCTCTCTCTGCCCTTGGAGAAAGTGATCTCGGCAAGGTAGGGAAAAGACCTCGTATGCTTGCCGATTGCATGGTCGCACTCCGCGATTTTGATCGTTTTCTGGCAACCCAACAGGAAATCCCGGATCAGGAAGGCCCCTCCTTCGCCATCATGGCAGCAGAGGTTCTGGGGACAGGCAAAACTCCCCACCAAATTTATGAACTCGCCAAAGAGGAATTCTCCAAACGGCTTGAAATTCTACAAAAGATACAATCCGACACTGGCGTGGATTGGCAAACTGCGCTCGCCGAGTATGACGGTCCTGCTGAGAATGGCATGGAAGCGCAGGACATTGTTGTCCGCGAAATTCATCGACTCAGGGCTTTTGTCTTTGAGACAGCCCTGCCTTCGGTTTTTACCGACAGTTCATTGCGGATCGAGCCGCAACCGTTGCATCAAGCATCCACCCTTCGGCCCATTCACTATGCCCCGGCATTGGGTGCCTGGGCAGAGGAACCTTCCCGGTGCTATGTCAGTCCATTGATATTCACAGGACGAGGATTCAGAGACAACCCCACTCGACTCAAACGAATCAAGAGGGAGTTCGTGTTTATGGTCGCTCGCCAATCCTATCCGGGACGCCATCTCCTGGACAGTCAGCGACGGACCATGGGAGACTCTCCCCTGGCACAGATAACCAACCCGCTTTTCACACATGGCTGGCTCGCCTTTGCGGAAAACATGCTTGAGGAGTTAGGCTACCTGCAAACACAGCAAGACCGACTCGCCTACCATCGGAGAGCCTTGTCTCGGGCGGCCTCAGCCATGATCGACGCCGGGTTAGCCGTCGGCAAACTGGATCAGGAAGCATGCATGGCGATACTGAAAGACACCGGGTATTCCACCAAGGAAGCCCTTGAAAGGCTCAAGAGTATCCGGCTGTCGCCAGCCAGCCGTGTCATATCCACACTCGGACTGTACGAAATGACGAGCTTGTACAAAGATTCCGGGCTACCATTGGATGAATTTTGCAAGAAACTCTTTGCCAATGGTCAGATACCTTTTGTCTCTGCCAGAAGAATCATGCTTGGCTAG
- a CDS encoding IS3 family transposase (programmed frameshift) codes for MSKKRRRFTAEFKARVALDALSGEHTLSELASKYGVHTNQISTWKRQAKEGIVASFSGKAEKSQQMDDAHIKDLHAKIGQLLIEKDFLQQAFQNLSCERRREVVDKEHPQLSVRRQCRILKLQRSTYYYQPIGESSYNLELMKRIDELFMELPFFGSRQMRNILRDEGHLVGRGRVRRLMRKMGLMAIYQKPRTSDPHPQHKIYPYLLRNMKITKPNQVWCTDITYIPMKRGFLYLVAIMDWHSRAVLSWRLSNTMEADFCVVALEDAINRYGEPEIFNTDQGSQFTSYEFTKTLRDAGIRISMDGRGRWMDNVMIERLWKSLKYECVYLRELETGSELRSALAWWFNFYNNRRPHKTFDGRKPMEIYQSGPIPEGVPPLGWTHKAA; via the exons ATGTCCAAGAAGAGAAGAAGATTTACTGCTGAATTCAAAGCCCGTGTAGCCCTCGACGCTTTGTCTGGCGAGCACACACTTTCCGAGCTGGCCAGCAAGTATGGAGTTCACACCAACCAGATATCCACGTGGAAACGACAAGCCAAAGAAGGTATTGTCGCGTCATTTTCTGGCAAGGCAGAGAAGAGCCAGCAAATGGACGATGCACATATCAAGGATCTGCACGCTAAGATCGGCCAACTTCTGATCGAGAAGGATTTTTTGCAACAAGCCTTC CAAAATCTGAGCTGCGAGCGAAGGCGTGAAGTCGTCGACAAAGAGCATCCACAACTCAGCGTCCGGCGACAATGCAGAATCCTCAAACTGCAACGCTCAACATACTATTATCAGCCGATTGGCGAATCATCGTATAACTTGGAGTTGATGAAACGCATCGACGAGTTGTTCATGGAGCTACCATTTTTCGGCTCACGCCAGATGCGCAACATTCTGCGGGATGAAGGGCATCTGGTTGGCCGTGGTCGTGTGAGACGACTTATGCGCAAGATGGGCTTGATGGCGATTTACCAAAAACCGAGGACGAGTGATCCTCATCCACAGCACAAAATATATCCGTATTTGTTGCGGAACATGAAGATCACAAAGCCAAATCAAGTTTGGTGTACCGACATTACTTACATTCCGATGAAACGAGGCTTCTTGTATCTCGTGGCAATCATGGATTGGCATAGCCGGGCAGTATTGTCGTGGCGTTTGTCGAATACGATGGAGGCCGACTTTTGTGTCGTAGCTTTGGAGGATGCGATCAACCGTTATGGAGAACCTGAGATATTCAACACAGACCAGGGGAGCCAGTTCACCAGCTATGAATTCACAAAGACTCTGCGGGATGCTGGCATCCGCATTTCAATGGATGGCCGAGGACGCTGGATGGATAACGTCATGATCGAACGACTCTGGAAGTCTTTGAAATACGAATGTGTCTACTTGCGGGAACTGGAGACAGGAAGTGAGCTGCGGAGTGCCTTGGCCTGGTGGTTTAACTTCTACAATAATCGGCGTCCTCATAAGACCTTTGACGGACGCAAGCCGATGGAGATATATCAAAGCGGTCCCATCCCAGAGGGGGTACCCCCTCTGGGATGGACCCACAAGGCGGCGTAA
- a CDS encoding HD-GYP domain-containing protein yields MTPLKKYIRPAVLRNLLRKALAVSCKECCFAITFEGEVVIAEGCDGLGGFEADRPNVLTERIKFDSVHTGQVRMRIPIECSPEEKKTHERLLGFAKYSIQECIDMEGARRSIADEALSKYRELALLHRSVPTINTSLRMRDVVGSLINECRRENYPGEFGAVFLSEPGSKSFRMAVEFGFPFGLSPQALVDSDLFREVVDSDRGEIVNDLDADGRWQGEISGLGSIALIPIVSPNRTEGVLALASENKGLFEAAHRKSLATLASVAGISVSNAFNFEGIQTLMNAILQALAEAIDSRDPFTAGHSERVAQLAVAFAYSLSENIGFRDIFFADLELREIYYAGILHDVGKIGIKENVLTKKTRLPKRRMDVLRARFHLLGQTSDFDWLAAYELVRSVNRAMAPEKEKLDAIRELGKLNWMIGDERHPLLYEDELEALLLEYGNLTPDERKEIQRHPAESERILQHIPMQEGYSNMLTIIRQHHERMDGSGYPDGLVGSDIMIQSRLMAIVDIYDAVTQERHYKPASTRSEAMKILSFEAEQGKLDTPLVNFFLKNIEKIEILSERVKSTRVTHLSEIGILSGM; encoded by the coding sequence ATGACGCCTCTTAAAAAGTATATCCGTCCGGCAGTGCTCCGGAATTTGTTGCGCAAGGCTCTTGCCGTTTCCTGCAAGGAATGTTGTTTTGCCATTACGTTTGAAGGCGAGGTCGTGATAGCCGAGGGATGTGATGGGCTGGGGGGATTCGAGGCAGACCGACCCAACGTCCTGACCGAACGTATCAAATTCGACTCCGTGCACACCGGCCAGGTGCGAATGCGGATACCCATCGAATGTTCCCCCGAAGAAAAAAAGACCCATGAGCGATTATTGGGATTTGCCAAGTATTCTATCCAGGAATGTATCGACATGGAAGGGGCCAGGCGGTCCATCGCTGATGAAGCTCTTTCCAAATATCGTGAGCTTGCCCTGCTCCATCGCTCTGTCCCCACAATCAATACTTCTCTGCGTATGCGCGATGTGGTCGGCTCGCTGATCAATGAATGTCGCCGGGAAAACTATCCCGGAGAGTTCGGGGCCGTCTTCCTGTCAGAACCTGGTAGCAAAAGTTTTCGAATGGCGGTTGAGTTCGGGTTTCCATTTGGTCTGAGTCCTCAGGCCTTAGTGGATAGTGACTTGTTCCGCGAGGTGGTGGATTCGGATCGCGGAGAGATTGTCAACGATTTGGATGCCGATGGCCGATGGCAGGGGGAAATTTCCGGGCTGGGGTCCATTGCCTTGATTCCCATTGTTTCGCCCAATCGCACTGAAGGTGTTCTTGCTTTGGCCTCGGAGAACAAGGGGCTTTTTGAAGCCGCTCATCGTAAAAGCCTCGCCACGCTGGCGTCTGTTGCCGGGATTTCCGTGAGTAATGCCTTCAATTTCGAAGGTATTCAAACGCTCATGAACGCGATTCTTCAGGCGCTGGCAGAAGCCATTGATTCCCGTGATCCTTTTACGGCAGGGCATTCAGAGCGGGTTGCCCAGCTCGCTGTGGCCTTTGCCTACAGCTTGAGTGAGAATATCGGTTTCAGGGATATTTTCTTTGCGGATCTGGAGCTTCGTGAAATATATTATGCGGGCATCCTGCATGATGTCGGGAAGATCGGTATCAAAGAAAATGTTCTGACCAAGAAGACCCGCCTTCCCAAACGCCGTATGGATGTCCTGCGTGCTCGTTTCCATCTTTTGGGGCAGACATCGGATTTTGATTGGCTCGCGGCATATGAGCTTGTGCGTTCCGTTAATCGGGCTATGGCACCGGAGAAGGAAAAATTGGATGCCATCCGCGAGCTTGGTAAATTGAACTGGATGATTGGTGATGAGCGACACCCTCTTTTGTACGAAGATGAGCTTGAAGCCCTTTTGCTCGAATACGGGAACCTCACACCTGATGAGCGCAAGGAAATTCAGCGGCATCCGGCTGAAAGCGAACGCATTCTCCAGCATATTCCCATGCAGGAAGGATATTCCAATATGCTGACGATCATTCGTCAACACCATGAGCGTATGGATGGCTCCGGCTATCCCGATGGTCTCGTGGGCAGCGATATTATGATTCAGAGTCGTCTGATGGCGATTGTTGATATCTATGATGCTGTCACACAGGAGCGCCACTATAAACCTGCCTCCACCAGAAGCGAAGCCATGAAAATACTCAGCTTTGAAGCGGAGCAGGGTAAATTGGACACCCCACTTGTCAATTTTTTCCTCAAGAATATAGAAAAGATAGAAATTTTATCAGAGCGGGTTAAATCCACCCGCGTAACCCACCTCTCAGAAATCGGAATTCTCTCCGGCATGTAG
- a CDS encoding ATP-binding protein, which produces MCKFTVALGSMLALILFVATTGYIALDILEGKAAEIVADSMRMQRLALEIDSRLQLAHQAERDFVLRIHDLGFQGARTAYAGEFKERVGEAGRNIIWLQDMMQFSQGMNERKASRRRLEDLHSSLLKYNEYFQQLVSLATVGGAGGDAFERKTGDLDGEYLHLTSLVRQLAISASDGARNAHEEIAESSVVVKYVLGLFVFFALLMAASIVWVLNRTVAKSVIRLSDAATELSLGNLEARAHVRGDDEFGQLARSINAMASRITNLVNDLEGQAAMASDRLFEAIDSISEGFLLYDQRERLLLVNRRIHEMAGNNTDCLYPGTPLEEVLRFYAESGVFVNAMGRENEWVQGRLKAHRGQTPQMEEPMNDGRWFLIKTYRTNRGESVVILSDITERKRTVENLASINSDLEELVRNRTRVLVEKAMELKHANERLRELDELKSAFLSSVSHELRTPLTSLLGFSKIIKRDFMRTFMPLALEEKALKLGLRIQGNLDIIGSEGERLTRLINDVLDLSRIESGKESWRFTEVDMAGALNRAVSSASGLFAPKPQVKLVIRRFDPVPFVHCDPDRLHQVLINLLSNAAKFTDYGEVAVDLFVDGTGMIRVQVQDTGKGIEKQCVARIFDKFHQAHKGDTLTEKPAGTGLGLAICRQIVERYDGRIWAESALGKGTTMHMVLPPAEPPDAPLILVVDDDESLCDSFSLFLKKEGYGVRTARDGEQALDIILRRRPALITMDLDMPGMDGWTLIDHLRQSRDFGDIPLLVISGISGCHTSGGDATLFKPVDRKSLLCAVNGLLGKTGYTLPVLALTPENDVECYLMPELCGTRVTRCSEEELWRYLERGFEGTVMVPDSLAGLVDLKRLCDRQGIQVLFLPVESVQAPEIMT; this is translated from the coding sequence GTGTGTAAATTCACGGTTGCATTGGGATCTATGCTTGCGCTCATCCTCTTTGTGGCGACCACGGGGTATATCGCCCTGGATATTCTGGAAGGTAAAGCTGCGGAGATCGTCGCCGATTCCATGCGGATGCAGCGGTTGGCATTGGAAATTGATTCTCGTCTGCAACTTGCACATCAGGCTGAGCGCGATTTCGTGTTACGTATCCATGATCTTGGTTTTCAAGGCGCACGCACGGCTTATGCTGGTGAATTTAAAGAACGGGTGGGTGAAGCCGGGCGGAATATTATATGGCTTCAGGACATGATGCAGTTTTCTCAGGGGATGAATGAAAGGAAGGCATCCCGTAGACGGCTGGAGGATTTACACTCTTCTCTTCTGAAGTATAATGAGTACTTTCAGCAGCTTGTTTCATTGGCTACTGTTGGTGGGGCGGGGGGGGATGCCTTTGAGCGCAAAACGGGTGATCTTGATGGGGAATATCTCCACCTGACTTCCCTGGTCCGACAGCTTGCCATTTCTGCTTCAGATGGAGCGCGCAATGCACATGAAGAGATTGCTGAATCCAGTGTTGTCGTCAAATATGTGCTCGGTCTTTTTGTCTTTTTTGCTCTTCTCATGGCGGCGAGCATTGTGTGGGTGCTGAACAGGACAGTCGCCAAGAGCGTGATTCGTCTGAGTGATGCAGCCACGGAACTGAGTCTGGGGAATCTTGAGGCCCGTGCGCATGTTCGGGGGGATGACGAATTCGGCCAGCTTGCGCGGTCGATCAATGCCATGGCTTCGCGGATAACCAATCTGGTCAATGACCTGGAAGGGCAGGCGGCCATGGCCAGTGACCGGTTGTTTGAGGCCATAGATTCCATTTCAGAAGGCTTCCTATTATACGATCAGCGGGAACGTCTGTTGTTGGTCAACAGGCGTATTCATGAGATGGCAGGAAATAATACGGATTGCCTTTATCCCGGCACCCCTCTGGAGGAAGTCCTTCGCTTCTATGCCGAGAGCGGGGTCTTTGTGAATGCCATGGGGCGAGAGAACGAATGGGTTCAGGGACGTTTGAAGGCTCATCGCGGGCAGACTCCACAGATGGAAGAACCTATGAACGATGGCCGGTGGTTTTTGATCAAGACATACCGGACCAATCGAGGTGAATCCGTTGTCATCTTGAGCGATATTACGGAAAGAAAGCGTACGGTCGAGAATCTGGCATCCATAAATTCCGACTTGGAGGAATTGGTCCGCAACCGTACCAGAGTTCTCGTGGAAAAGGCCATGGAACTCAAGCATGCCAATGAGCGTTTACGGGAATTGGATGAACTCAAATCAGCTTTTCTTTCTTCGGTCTCCCATGAATTGCGAACTCCGTTGACGTCACTGCTTGGCTTTTCAAAAATTATCAAGCGTGATTTCATGCGTACTTTCATGCCGTTGGCCCTGGAAGAGAAAGCATTGAAACTGGGACTGCGCATTCAGGGCAATCTGGATATTATAGGAAGTGAAGGCGAACGTCTGACCAGACTTATCAATGATGTGCTTGATCTGAGCCGTATTGAATCCGGTAAGGAAAGTTGGCGATTCACCGAAGTGGATATGGCGGGGGCACTCAATCGCGCTGTCAGTTCCGCCAGTGGACTTTTTGCTCCCAAGCCCCAGGTCAAGCTGGTTATCAGGCGTTTTGACCCGGTTCCTTTTGTTCACTGTGACCCGGACAGACTGCATCAGGTACTTATCAATCTTCTGAGTAATGCTGCTAAATTTACCGATTATGGTGAAGTTGCCGTGGATCTCTTCGTGGATGGAACCGGAATGATTCGCGTTCAGGTCCAGGACACTGGCAAAGGGATTGAAAAACAGTGTGTTGCGCGTATCTTTGATAAATTTCACCAGGCACATAAAGGGGACACCCTGACTGAAAAACCGGCTGGGACCGGCCTGGGGCTGGCCATCTGTCGCCAGATAGTCGAACGGTATGACGGTCGTATTTGGGCAGAGTCGGCTTTGGGGAAAGGAACGACCATGCATATGGTCCTGCCGCCAGCCGAACCTCCCGATGCGCCGCTTATCCTGGTCGTGGATGACGATGAGTCTCTTTGTGATTCCTTTTCCCTGTTTCTCAAGAAGGAAGGATATGGTGTTCGGACTGCTCGCGATGGGGAGCAAGCCCTGGATATCATCCTTCGACGCAGACCGGCCTTGATCACCATGGATCTTGATATGCCGGGCATGGATGGCTGGACCTTGATCGATCATCTCCGTCAGAGTCGGGATTTTGGAGATATCCCTCTTCTGGTCATATCCGGCATTTCCGGTTGCCACACGTCAGGTGGTGATGCAACCCTATTCAAACCAGTGGACCGCAAGTCTCTCCTGTGCGCTGTCAACGGTCTTCTGGGCAAGACCGGGTATACTCTTCCTGTTTTGGCGCTGACTCCCGAAAATGATGTTGAGTGCTACTTGATGCCCGAATTGTGTGGCACACGTGTGACCCGGTGTTCGGAAGAGGAGTTGTGGCGGTATCTTGAGAGGGGCTTTGAAGGCACTGTCATGGTGCCGGATTCTCTTGCCGGTCTGGTGGATTTGAAACGGTTGTGTGATAGGCAGGGTATACAGGTTCTTTTCTTGCCTGTGGAGAGTGTTCAGGCTCCTGAAATCATGACCTGA
- a CDS encoding SIS domain-containing protein, producing MCGIASFLSNRQWTATPDTGWLETLDTEFKTIVAGNDILQAATPLGTLAEHFYDLMSFGLHMSLVANPETGSRLESIRDSIRQLRNAAAVKLEQGPRTDALESLREQLDDYLWQIDKEVLANKDRTLTIMPDALATDAEVRDRHFLAWGIEQVLESIDKLEVRGRDSAGIAVAFILPENKNPETALSCDQKTEFCDRCSIHNADTRQVLVRTLPDGRTACRFLYKVAQLVGQLGDNGAALREFIVKDELLWSMAEGLETLNIIAHTRWASNGIISVPNCHPVDGLVEGDVSTGLEKTMFVLNGDVDNYRTLVEETVVSKGAYIPPAISTDAKILPVLFHLDAPKDENAEERFRNVLKRCEGSLAVVMQNLNDFDSQFLAQKGSGQSFYIGKTQDGWLVASEAYGMAARARSSFPMAVHRQGGVSVILSDSDPADMVPQARFLHSGECVPLKEEKIEIFSRDIFRGKYNHYIEKEVHEASSSVRNTLHGKYLRQNGHVTFLPEGFGNGPALVNRFRNGKTPIARIICVGQGTAAVAAMAVASLLRRALKGSDISIEAYTGSELVGFMGDESMDNVFLIPVSQSGTTTDTNRVVDLCRDRGAWVNCIVNRRNSPLVQKSDSYIYTSNGRDVEMAVASTKAFYSQVAAGKLLSLWLADVLGTMDTATISADMDSLESLPNAIDKVLETKDAIGEVAKKYAPVHRYWALVGNGANCIAAQEVRIKLSELCYKSIPCDVTEDKKHIDLSTEPLTLVMASDLPEMVVMDTVKETTIFKAHNGSPIVFCAEDETRFDAVAEATIKVPRVGGGLDFVLETVAGHWWGIMAAKAIDAHAEPFRNARILIAEMVVDPSKWDRTAVLTQLNQCVDRIASGATDSALPARVASGLANYMLWLVNQSQDICVTEARLADILTVLNKAIEEMTRPIDTIRHQAKTVTVGISRPQG from the coding sequence ATGTGTGGCATCGCCAGTTTTCTCAGCAATCGCCAGTGGACAGCCACCCCGGACACAGGCTGGCTTGAAACCCTCGACACCGAGTTCAAAACAATTGTCGCGGGCAACGATATCCTGCAGGCCGCAACCCCCTTGGGAACCTTGGCCGAACATTTCTATGATCTGATGTCTTTCGGTTTGCACATGAGTCTGGTTGCTAACCCCGAGACCGGCTCTCGTCTGGAATCCATCCGTGATTCCATTCGTCAACTTCGCAATGCCGCAGCCGTCAAGCTAGAGCAGGGACCACGCACGGATGCACTCGAAAGCCTGCGGGAACAGCTTGATGACTATCTCTGGCAGATTGACAAGGAAGTACTGGCAAACAAGGACCGCACCCTGACCATCATGCCCGACGCTCTCGCAACGGATGCCGAAGTGCGTGATCGCCATTTTCTGGCTTGGGGCATTGAGCAAGTTCTCGAATCCATAGACAAGCTTGAAGTTCGGGGGCGGGACTCCGCAGGAATCGCAGTCGCGTTTATTCTGCCGGAAAACAAGAATCCGGAAACAGCACTTTCATGCGACCAGAAAACCGAGTTCTGCGACCGTTGCTCCATCCATAATGCTGACACTCGACAAGTGCTGGTTCGCACGTTGCCCGATGGCCGCACAGCGTGTCGCTTCCTCTACAAAGTGGCCCAGTTGGTTGGCCAACTTGGAGATAACGGAGCAGCTCTTCGTGAATTCATTGTCAAAGATGAGCTGTTGTGGTCCATGGCTGAAGGTCTGGAAACATTGAATATCATAGCCCACACACGCTGGGCTTCCAATGGCATCATCTCGGTCCCCAACTGCCACCCGGTGGACGGACTCGTCGAAGGCGATGTCTCCACCGGCCTTGAGAAAACCATGTTTGTTCTCAACGGCGATGTGGATAACTACCGCACACTGGTCGAAGAAACCGTGGTCTCCAAAGGTGCCTATATTCCACCTGCCATTTCCACAGACGCCAAGATTCTGCCCGTTCTTTTTCACCTTGACGCACCCAAGGACGAAAACGCTGAAGAGCGATTCCGCAACGTCCTCAAACGATGTGAAGGCTCCCTGGCTGTTGTCATGCAGAACCTCAATGATTTCGACTCCCAATTCCTTGCCCAAAAAGGATCTGGACAATCCTTTTATATCGGGAAAACGCAGGACGGCTGGCTTGTCGCCAGTGAAGCGTACGGAATGGCGGCCCGCGCCCGCTCCTCATTCCCCATGGCTGTCCACCGCCAGGGTGGCGTCTCCGTCATCCTGAGTGACAGCGACCCTGCGGACATGGTCCCTCAAGCCCGTTTCCTTCACTCCGGGGAATGTGTTCCACTCAAGGAAGAAAAAATTGAAATATTTTCACGCGATATATTTCGCGGTAAATACAATCATTACATTGAAAAGGAAGTGCACGAAGCATCAAGCTCTGTTCGCAACACCTTACACGGTAAATACCTTCGCCAAAATGGACACGTCACTTTCCTGCCCGAAGGTTTTGGCAATGGCCCGGCTCTCGTCAATCGATTCCGCAACGGAAAGACTCCGATTGCACGCATCATCTGTGTGGGGCAAGGCACTGCTGCCGTCGCGGCCATGGCCGTGGCATCGCTCCTGCGCCGGGCGCTGAAGGGGAGCGACATTTCCATTGAAGCCTACACAGGCTCCGAATTGGTCGGATTCATGGGTGATGAAAGTATGGATAATGTCTTTTTGATCCCGGTTTCCCAATCCGGTACCACCACTGATACCAACCGTGTCGTGGATCTCTGCCGTGATCGTGGAGCCTGGGTCAATTGCATTGTCAACCGCCGTAATTCTCCTTTGGTCCAAAAATCCGATTCCTATATTTACACCAGTAATGGGCGCGATGTGGAGATGGCCGTAGCCTCGACCAAGGCTTTCTACTCTCAGGTCGCTGCGGGCAAACTCCTTTCTCTCTGGTTGGCCGATGTACTCGGCACCATGGACACGGCCACTATTTCAGCAGATATGGATTCGCTGGAATCACTTCCCAATGCCATTGACAAAGTACTGGAAACCAAGGATGCCATTGGCGAGGTGGCCAAAAAATACGCCCCTGTCCATCGATACTGGGCATTGGTCGGAAACGGCGCCAACTGCATCGCCGCACAGGAAGTGCGCATCAAGCTCTCCGAACTTTGTTATAAATCCATTCCCTGTGATGTTACGGAAGACAAGAAACATATCGACCTGTCCACAGAGCCATTGACCCTTGTCATGGCGTCCGACCTGCCTGAAATGGTTGTCATGGATACGGTCAAGGAAACAACCATCTTCAAGGCACACAACGGATCGCCCATAGTCTTCTGCGCCGAGGATGAGACCCGTTTTGACGCAGTGGCTGAAGCGACTATCAAGGTTCCCCGAGTTGGGGGAGGGCTGGATTTTGTTCTGGAAACTGTCGCAGGTCACTGGTGGGGCATCATGGCTGCCAAGGCCATCGACGCCCATGCCGAGCCATTTCGCAATGCACGCATCCTGATAGCCGAGATGGTTGTGGACCCATCAAAATGGGACCGCACAGCCGTCCTTACTCAGCTGAATCAATGCGTGGACCGTATTGCCTCCGGCGCAACAGACTCGGCGCTGCCAGCCCGCGTAGCTTCCGGCTTGGCGAACTACATGCTCTGGCTGGTCAACCAATCCCAGGATATCTGCGTCACCGAAGCCAGACTTGCCGATATCCTTACCGTGCTCAACAAAGCGATCGAAGAAATGACCCGCCCCATCGACACCATCCGCCATCAAGCCAAGACCGTCACCGTAGGAATCAGCAGACCACAGGGGTAG
- a CDS encoding response regulator transcription factor has product MPKKILIVDDEVHIKMLLEQTLEELEDEYAVELFTASDGEEGLAFIRSERPDLVFLDIMMPKMNGYEVCRIVMDDPQFKNVKIILLTAKGQEVDRKQGLELGAMMYMTKPFDPDEILKVSKDLLEL; this is encoded by the coding sequence ATGCCCAAAAAAATCCTCATTGTCGATGACGAGGTGCATATCAAAATGCTTCTCGAGCAGACCCTTGAAGAGCTTGAGGATGAATATGCTGTCGAGTTGTTCACCGCTTCGGACGGTGAAGAAGGACTGGCATTTATTCGGAGTGAACGTCCTGATCTGGTCTTTCTCGATATCATGATGCCGAAGATGAACGGGTATGAGGTTTGTAGGATCGTTATGGACGATCCGCAGTTCAAAAATGTGAAAATCATACTCCTGACTGCCAAGGGACAGGAAGTTGATCGGAAGCAGGGACTTGAACTCGGGGCCATGATGTATATGACCAAACCTTTCGATCCTGATGAAATTCTGAAAGTTTCCAAGGATCTATTGGAGCTGTAA